One window from the genome of Leucobacter aridicollis encodes:
- a CDS encoding cation diffusion facilitator family transporter, whose protein sequence is MGMGHDHGAGALQTATGTHRRRLVLVLSIYGAIIAAQIVGATVTNSLALAAEAMHMAVDASGILIALIASILATRAASKRRSYGLMRAEIVAVLINCLLLFGLGGYILFEAVERWFNPTDVAGGGVIAFAIVGLIGAAASLVILNRGAKESLNVKAAFLEVMSDGIGAAAIIISGVLNVTLGWNRGDAIAAAAIGVIILPRAFLLLKQAVNLIMQGVPHNIDIDEVRGEIVATEGVEALHSLHVWGLTSGVSVMSAHVVPSAGTDNSRLLDELTATMRQHFGIEHCTFQLEELTHLEHEGQLHRELAGTGTTS, encoded by the coding sequence ATGGGAATGGGCCACGACCACGGTGCCGGAGCGCTTCAGACTGCGACAGGCACCCACAGACGACGACTCGTGCTTGTCCTGTCGATCTACGGGGCGATCATTGCCGCCCAGATTGTTGGGGCCACGGTCACGAACAGCTTGGCTCTCGCGGCCGAGGCGATGCACATGGCTGTCGACGCGAGCGGGATCCTCATCGCCCTGATCGCGTCGATCCTCGCGACGCGTGCCGCATCCAAGCGGCGAAGCTACGGCCTCATGCGCGCAGAAATCGTCGCGGTGCTCATTAACTGCTTGCTGCTCTTCGGGCTTGGCGGCTACATCCTGTTCGAAGCCGTCGAGCGGTGGTTCAACCCCACCGACGTCGCCGGTGGCGGCGTGATCGCCTTCGCGATCGTTGGGCTCATCGGCGCTGCGGCGTCCCTGGTGATTCTCAACCGCGGCGCGAAAGAGAGCCTGAACGTCAAGGCCGCATTTCTCGAGGTCATGAGCGACGGGATCGGCGCTGCGGCGATCATCATCTCAGGCGTGCTCAACGTCACGCTCGGATGGAACCGCGGTGATGCAATCGCGGCAGCGGCAATCGGAGTGATCATCCTGCCGCGAGCCTTCTTGCTCCTGAAGCAGGCGGTCAACCTGATCATGCAGGGCGTACCTCACAACATCGATATCGACGAGGTGCGGGGCGAAATCGTTGCCACCGAGGGAGTCGAGGCTCTTCACAGCCTGCACGTGTGGGGCCTCACGAGCGGGGTGTCTGTCATGTCTGCCCATGTCGTACCGAGTGCCGGCACCGACAACTCACGACTCCTCGACGAGCTCACCGCCACAATGCGGCAGCACTTTGGCATCGAGCACTGCACCTTCCAGCTCGAGGAGTTGACGCACCTCGAACACGAGGGACAACTGCACCGCGAGCTCGCAGGCACGGGTACAACCTCGTAA
- a CDS encoding GuaB3 family IMP dehydrogenase-related protein: MSNEIEIGRGKRARRVYTFDEIGIVPTRRTRDPELVSTSWTIDAFQFDIPVIGAPMDSVMSPATAIQLGKLGGLGVLNLEGLWTRHENPEPLLAEIARVDDEIAAVKRMRELYSAPIKPELIRDRLAEIRDAGVTVAGALSPHRTAEFTDTVVKAGVDLFVIRGNTVSAEHVSVDGREPLNLKQFIYELDVPVIVGGAATYQSALHLMRTGAAGVLVGFGGGASSTTRVTLGIRAPMASAIADVAGARTDYLDESGGRYVHVIADGGLGTSGDLVKAIACGADAVMLGAALARATDAPGRGWHWGQEAHHEDLPRGRRVAVEQIAPLAEIMNGPAHIADGSANLLGALRRAMATSGYSDVKEFQRVDIVHAER; this comes from the coding sequence GTGAGCAACGAGATCGAGATTGGTCGCGGAAAGCGCGCCCGCCGTGTGTATACATTCGACGAGATTGGTATTGTGCCGACGCGGCGTACCCGAGACCCCGAGCTCGTCTCGACCTCCTGGACAATTGACGCGTTCCAGTTCGACATTCCCGTCATCGGCGCGCCGATGGACTCCGTCATGTCGCCCGCGACTGCGATTCAGCTTGGAAAGCTCGGCGGACTCGGCGTACTCAACCTTGAAGGCCTGTGGACTCGACACGAGAACCCCGAGCCACTGCTTGCGGAGATCGCGCGAGTTGATGACGAGATCGCCGCGGTTAAGCGGATGCGCGAGTTGTATTCAGCGCCGATCAAGCCGGAGCTGATCCGCGATCGCCTCGCGGAAATCCGCGACGCGGGCGTTACCGTAGCCGGCGCGCTCTCGCCGCACCGCACGGCTGAGTTCACTGACACCGTCGTGAAGGCAGGCGTCGACCTCTTCGTCATCCGCGGCAACACTGTCTCTGCCGAGCACGTGTCGGTCGATGGTCGTGAGCCATTGAACCTCAAGCAGTTCATCTACGAACTCGATGTCCCAGTCATCGTGGGCGGCGCAGCAACCTACCAGTCGGCGCTCCACCTCATGCGCACGGGCGCGGCAGGTGTGCTCGTCGGCTTCGGTGGGGGAGCGTCCTCGACGACTCGGGTTACTCTCGGAATTCGCGCACCAATGGCAAGCGCAATCGCAGACGTTGCTGGGGCCCGCACCGACTACCTCGACGAGTCGGGCGGGCGCTACGTGCACGTCATCGCTGATGGCGGCCTGGGCACCTCGGGTGACCTCGTGAAGGCGATTGCCTGCGGAGCTGACGCTGTCATGCTTGGTGCGGCGCTCGCTCGCGCAACCGATGCGCCCGGCCGCGGCTGGCACTGGGGCCAGGAAGCGCACCACGAAGACCTTCCCCGCGGGCGACGCGTCGCCGTCGAACAGATCGCGCCGCTCGCCGAGATCATGAATGGCCCAGCCCACATCGCTGACGGCAGCGCGAACCTGCTCGGGGCACTGCGCCGGGCTATGGCGACGAGTGGCTACTCCGACGTGAAGGAGTTTCAGCGGGTCGACATCGTTCACGCTGAGCGGTAG
- a CDS encoding SURF1 family cytochrome oxidase biogenesis protein gives MASRTPEYLGEPTLGQVMRRPQWIAALLLAMVVAAVFAWLGQWQMGNAIRDNVDDLTATETVRPIDTLTEPIAGIPEIAAGAVVSVKGTFVPGDFSVIGERMNQGADESAERRQGAWVVGHLVRTELDDASLAVAVGWAPSEAEAQRAVERLSQLPEAERALEGRYLPAEAPEIPRPDADSRYMRTMVPAFLANEWEQVPTGPIYGGYLVLHDAAQAPDLASVGLEPIDSVAPSAPEKVSWLNVFYAIEWVVFAGVALFLWYRLARDAWEKEHEILILTAEAEAEAEAAAAESAGDSGATPKP, from the coding sequence GTGGCCTCGCGCACTCCCGAATACCTCGGGGAGCCGACTCTCGGACAGGTCATGCGGCGGCCCCAGTGGATCGCCGCGCTTCTGCTCGCGATGGTTGTCGCGGCTGTGTTCGCCTGGCTCGGGCAGTGGCAAATGGGCAACGCGATCCGCGACAACGTTGACGACCTCACTGCAACTGAGACCGTCCGCCCGATCGATACGCTCACCGAGCCGATCGCCGGCATCCCAGAGATCGCCGCGGGCGCTGTCGTCTCGGTTAAAGGGACGTTCGTGCCGGGTGACTTCTCAGTCATCGGCGAGCGGATGAACCAGGGAGCCGACGAGAGCGCAGAGCGTCGGCAGGGAGCCTGGGTCGTTGGGCACCTCGTACGCACCGAGCTCGACGACGCAAGCCTTGCCGTCGCAGTTGGTTGGGCGCCGAGCGAGGCTGAGGCGCAGCGCGCGGTTGAGCGGTTGAGCCAGCTCCCGGAGGCAGAACGGGCGCTCGAGGGTCGCTACCTACCGGCCGAAGCGCCCGAGATTCCGAGGCCAGACGCCGATTCGCGCTACATGCGAACGATGGTTCCCGCGTTTCTCGCAAATGAGTGGGAACAGGTTCCCACAGGCCCGATCTACGGGGGATACCTCGTGCTGCACGATGCCGCACAGGCACCCGACCTTGCGAGCGTTGGCCTCGAGCCAATTGACTCTGTCGCGCCGAGCGCGCCCGAGAAGGTGAGCTGGCTGAACGTCTTCTACGCCATCGAGTGGGTGGTGTTCGCGGGCGTCGCACTGTTCCTGTGGTACCGCCTTGCGCGTGACGCGTGGGAGAAGGAACACGAGATCCTGATCCTCACGGCCGAGGCCGAGGCCGAGGCCGAGGCAGCCGCAGCAGAATCCGCCGGTGACTCCGGCGCAACGCCCAAACCATAG
- a CDS encoding DUF3817 domain-containing protein: MQLQPKPEDYPRIRRSLRVYKVTSVITGIMLLLLCAVMVMKYAFKVELFLFTPNGVAEFLPTIPKGQEAEFVREGFDLFKAILIAHGWFYVVYLIANFMLWSPMRWNFAKFLLLALGGVIPFLSFILEGRIAREVTQFLDAKESAIADSAASADPDRQEGKA; this comes from the coding sequence ATGCAACTCCAGCCCAAGCCCGAGGACTACCCACGTATTCGCCGCTCGCTGCGCGTCTACAAGGTGACCTCGGTCATCACCGGAATTATGCTCCTGCTGCTCTGCGCGGTCATGGTCATGAAGTACGCGTTCAAGGTTGAGTTGTTCCTGTTCACCCCGAATGGTGTCGCCGAGTTTCTGCCGACGATCCCGAAGGGGCAGGAAGCCGAGTTCGTTCGCGAGGGCTTCGACCTCTTCAAAGCGATCCTCATCGCTCACGGCTGGTTCTACGTGGTGTACCTCATTGCGAACTTCATGCTCTGGAGCCCGATGCGCTGGAACTTTGCGAAATTCTTGCTGCTCGCGCTCGGCGGCGTGATCCCGTTTCTCTCATTCATCCTCGAAGGGCGCATTGCCCGCGAGGTGACACAGTTTTTGGATGCGAAGGAGTCGGCGATCGCCGACTCTGCAGCATCCGCTGACCCAGATCGCCAGGAAGGCAAAGCATGA